The Corvus hawaiiensis isolate bCorHaw1 chromosome 10, bCorHaw1.pri.cur, whole genome shotgun sequence genome includes a window with the following:
- the ING5 gene encoding inhibitor of growth protein 5 isoform X2: MRELDQRTEDKKAEIDSLAAAYIESVKNMVPEERVEHLKKIQSAYSKCKEYSDDKVQLAMQTYEMVDKHIRRLDADLARFEADLKDKLEGSDFETPGSRSLKKGRSQKDKRSSRGRGRRTSEEDTPKKKKLKGGSEFADTILSVHPSDVLDMPVDPNEPTYCLCHQVSYGEMIGCDNPDCPIEWFHFACVDLTTKPKGKWFCPRCVQERKKKK; this comes from the exons ATGCGGGAGCTGGATCAGAGAACAGAAG ACAAGAAGGCAGAGATCGACAGCCTGGCAGCAGCGTACATCGAGTCAGTGAAGAACATGGTACCTGAGGAGCGAGTGGAGCACCTGAAGAAGATCCAGAGTGCCTACAGCAAGTGCAAAGAGTACAGCGACGACAAAGTGCAGCTGGCCATGCAGACCTACGAGATG GTGGATAAGCACATCCGCCGGCTGGATGCAGACTTGGCGCGGTTTGAAGCTGATCTCAAAGATAAACTGGAAGGCAGCGACTTCGAAACCCCTGGATCTCGAAGCCTGAAAA aGGGACGAAgtcagaaagacaaaagaagctCTCGTGGTCGAGGCAGGAGAACATCTGAAGAAGATacaccaaagaaaaagaaactcaaAGGAGG GTCTGAGTTTGCTGATACCATCCTGTCAGTGCATCCCTCGGATGTCCTGGACATGCCAGTGGATCCCAACGAACCCACCTACTGCCTGTGTCACCAGGTGTCCTATGGAGAGATGATTGGCTGTGACAACCCAGAT TGCCCAATTGAGTGGTTCCACTTTGCATGTGTGGACCTGACCACCAAACCAAAAGGGAAATG GTTTTGTCCTCGTTGtgttcaggaaagaaagaaaaagaagtaa
- the ING5 gene encoding inhibitor of growth protein 5 isoform X1 codes for MATAMYLEHYLDSIENLPCELQRNFQLMRELDQRTEDKKAEIDSLAAAYIESVKNMVPEERVEHLKKIQSAYSKCKEYSDDKVQLAMQTYEMVDKHIRRLDADLARFEADLKDKLEGSDFETPGSRSLKKGRSQKDKRSSRGRGRRTSEEDTPKKKKLKGGSEFADTILSVHPSDVLDMPVDPNEPTYCLCHQVSYGEMIGCDNPDCPIEWFHFACVDLTTKPKGKWFCPRCVQERKKKK; via the exons ATGGCGACTGCCATGTACCTGGAGCACTACCTGGACA GTATTGAGAATCTGCCGTGCGAGCTGCAGAGGAACTTCCAGCTGATGCGGGAGCTGGATCAGAGAACAGAAG ACAAGAAGGCAGAGATCGACAGCCTGGCAGCAGCGTACATCGAGTCAGTGAAGAACATGGTACCTGAGGAGCGAGTGGAGCACCTGAAGAAGATCCAGAGTGCCTACAGCAAGTGCAAAGAGTACAGCGACGACAAAGTGCAGCTGGCCATGCAGACCTACGAGATG GTGGATAAGCACATCCGCCGGCTGGATGCAGACTTGGCGCGGTTTGAAGCTGATCTCAAAGATAAACTGGAAGGCAGCGACTTCGAAACCCCTGGATCTCGAAGCCTGAAAA aGGGACGAAgtcagaaagacaaaagaagctCTCGTGGTCGAGGCAGGAGAACATCTGAAGAAGATacaccaaagaaaaagaaactcaaAGGAGG GTCTGAGTTTGCTGATACCATCCTGTCAGTGCATCCCTCGGATGTCCTGGACATGCCAGTGGATCCCAACGAACCCACCTACTGCCTGTGTCACCAGGTGTCCTATGGAGAGATGATTGGCTGTGACAACCCAGAT TGCCCAATTGAGTGGTTCCACTTTGCATGTGTGGACCTGACCACCAAACCAAAAGGGAAATG GTTTTGTCCTCGTTGtgttcaggaaagaaagaaaaagaagtaa
- the DTYMK gene encoding thymidylate kinase, producing MAARRGALIALEGVDRAGKSTQGRRLVEALRAAGHGADLIRFPDRTTEIGQLISSYLGREKNLEDHTIHLLFSANRWEHVPTMKEKLQQGITVVVDRYAFSGVAFTSAKGNFCLDWCKQPDVGLPKPDLILFLQLSPEEAAERGNFGHERYETSPFQEKVLQSFYCLMEDKTLNWKTVDASKSIEDLHREIKSIAEKTMQEVQNKPLGELWK from the exons AtggcggcgcggcgcggggcgcTGATCGCGCTGGAGGGCGTGGATCGCGCCGGGAAGAGCACCCAGGGCCGGCGGCTCGTGGAGGCCCTGCGGGCCGCAGGGCACGGCGCCGACCTCATCCGCTTCCCGG ACAGGACCACAGAGATTGGGCAGCTGATCAGCTCCTAcctggggagggagaagaaCCTGGAGGACCACACCATTCACCTGCTCTTCTCTGCCAACCGCTGGGAACACGT ACCGACGATGAAGGAGAAACTACAGCAGGGGATCACGGTTGTGGTTGACAGATACGCCTTCTCTGGAGTGGCCTTCACAAGTGCCAAAGGG AACTTCTGCCTGGACTGGTGCAAACAGCCTGATGTTGGACTCCCAAAGCCAGACCTGATCTTGTTTCTCCAGTTAAGCCCGGAAGAAGCAGCGGAACGAGGGAACTTTGGACATGAACGTTATGAGACCAGCCCCTTCCAAGAGAAAGTTCTCCAGTCCTTCTATTGCTTAATGGAGGACAAGACCCTAAACTGGAAG ACAGTGGATGCTTCAAAGAGCATTGAAGACTTGCACAGAGAAATCAAGTCCATTGCAGAGAAAACTATGCAGGAGGTTCAGAATAAACCTCTGGGCGAACTCTGGAAATGA